The Rhinoraja longicauda isolate Sanriku21f chromosome 28, sRhiLon1.1, whole genome shotgun sequence DNA segment GCTCGCCAGCCCAGCGACTAATGTCTCGCCAAACCCGTGCTCCCCTGCCTGTCTCCCAGCAGCTACTCAAGCCGCAAGTTCGGTCCCCGCCCGTGGTGCAGAAGCAACTACAACGTCAACGTGGCACACAGAAGCGGTTCTTCGACACGTCCAGTAAGCCACTCACACTTGCACGTGGACAAGTGGTTCGTCTGCAAACCGACAAGGGCCATGCACGACTGGGACACATTTACGGCCCTACCAAGGAGCCACGTTCATACCTGGTCGAAGTGGACGGGGTCATctacagacgcaaccgtcaacacatccttccggtgaaggaacCGCGTTCTGCGATTCAGAGTCCTGACGCCCCGCATCTCGTGTTCGCTCCCACCGTTGATTCACCACCAACCATTGTTCCTGCCGCGGGTTCCCCGCGTCGGTCGGTGCCTGGCGCGCCCATGTcatctcccactagtcctgtcaagtcgcctgttgtgtccccactctcctcccccgtcTGTTCTCCTgcgaaaggaggtgaggcggtttcttaccgcacgagggccggacgggtttgtaggccacccgttagatatggcgattttgtgtaactttgctcgtatattcttcacattttgTTTCATTGCTAAGCTAccgttgttcctttatttctacaagaagagatgtagatggcCTATTGCATGCTAgtcaatcgtagtgcttgttagtagtagtcccgcctagtgtgtcctttataattttaagaactcgcctacgtcaggcagtagatgtagcagctcggagttgtaatgtactgcaggtcctatgacgtaagtgcttcaataaaataatgcgttgtatcttagcgtgtacttaagCATTTTATTACAATTTTCATCTGCCAGAGAATAGGAAACTAAGCTAGTGAGATCTGGAAAGAATTATTTCGTAGTACATTAAATTGGCGTTGATGGCTCATTCTTTTGCCTAGTATGCTACTTTTGCTAGTTGAGCCAGCGTGTTCCCAAATGAAAGTCTAGTTTAACATAATTGTGCCATCTTTGCTAAAATCAAAACAACATACTATTTTAGAAGTCCAATAATGCAGGCATTAGCCAACAATCCTACATCACACAAAAGATTCAAGACCAAAACATAGCACAATCTTAAAATGTTGCTTTACCAATTAGAACTTAAGAAATAGAAGTAGGCTATTTAGCTGATATTTGATCTCAGCCCAACTGAGAGACTAAAGTCATTACCATCTCTCGCGATAGTAATTCGGCCCACATGTTACAAATAATGTGGCCTGATTGTGTTCCCATCAATTGTGTACTACCCATTTATCATTATGGAACCACGTTTATAACAGAACTACCTTACTACAGGGTAACTTGCAAGTTCACTTTGAGCGTCAACACATCCAAATTCCTCACTATTTAAGAATGTGCTACATTtatatttttgctgccaaagtagaTGAGCATTTGTATtaatctgccatgtccttgtaaTACCCAAAGCACATTGCTTCCTCCTCAAAATTCACACTGACTCTCAGCACCAGACCATCCAGTATTGAGGTATACTTACAGTGACATCCAAATTCTCCAGGACTGCTGCCTCTTCAGCTAACAGCTGAACCGAGGAGTCTGCATTCACTGTCACGGAACCACTGCTCACTGGAAAAAAATAAACAAGTTCAGTGCAGTGTGCAACAACCAATGACTgatattatttttaatgtatttattcacaaaatgctggagtaactcaacaggtcaggcagcatctcaggagagaaggaatgggtgacgtttcgggtcgagacccttcttcagtctccagcattttgtgaataaataccttcgatttgtaccagcatctgcagttattttcttatttttaatgtaattttctttctgtttttCTGGTCATTAAGCCTATTGCCTTCAGTATTGAGTATGGATTGCCTTACACACGTAAGTATTTTGTTTGTACCATCTATATATTATTAAAACGCTcattaataatattaaaattgcgtatcttttttttcatcaactgcgtgcgcagttgggggagggccttgtggccgctctcctgctgctggccgctgcGATGGCCACCCAGGGCcgcggtgagtggctccctctcccctttcctctccggcccccgggggagactcaccagccgccacagcctcggatataccctgggatcttgctgtgcgcttttggagtgggggaggggagggtgctaggccaatgcaggagaggtttggacccagcgggtccacgGGTTGTCTAGTTATTCTTAAATGTGCCATTTAGAACAGCAttttacactgccattcaatcattcatgATTATAACAAGCTCATCATGAACTACTTCTGCAAGAAATATGCAAGAAAATATGCAAGAAATATTCTCCTATTAAACCTCAATATTACCACCAGAATGGTATATGCTCCCAAAATCATAAAACTAAAATTATAAACCAAAATACAATGTATGACAAATAACAAATTATCAAAATCAACACAGATGCAATAACACCCTCTATCCATTTAGTCTCTCTAGCttctgcctaataatgctgtacgTTCATCTCCCACAATTTAGTGCACCCCCACCCAAAAGGACCAGAATTATCTCCATTCATAGTTGCCTTGCTTTAAGGAGTTGTGATTACTGTCGCTCTCCCACTGAATCGCCAGTCAGGTTCTCATCTCCCTTCCTAATGATGTGAATAAGTCATTATACCATGTCTAGCATTACATGCTTACAAAGCTAAATTATTACTTTACAAAAAAAGCATCAATCCAATGATACAAAACATACACATTTCTCGCTGTGattcaaaatacagcaaaaaaatcGTTTTATTACAAACGACCATCAAATGCCACTAATTTATGCAATTGACAGCAGTAACGGTAAAATAATTAGATATTAGTTCTGAAATTTCCATTTTTAACTTATTTCTACCATAAAGTCACGTTAACCTACCAAAATATTTTGTCTGACCATCCTCTTCATCGATGACTGTGACAATTCCGGGTTTTAGCACCTGAAGCGTGGGCACATGAGCTGGTAGAATACCAAAGCTTCCAGTCAGTGTCGGAACATCTACTTGCTTAACACTCGCTTCATTATAGAATACCTGACAAAAGAAGCatattaaaagttttttttaaaaatcacattccAGCAAGCTTTCTCACAAAGTCAAAACCTTTGTAACAGTCATTCTTTTTAAACTTTATAGGCTCATTTATTGCCCATCGCGAAACGTCAACGGTGGTGAGCTACCGCagcgacacagctggtagagttgcggtctcacagcaccagagaccagagttccatCCTCACCTCGTGACTACACTGGTGTAAAATCTTGCACATTTCTCTTGTGACCCCGTGGATTTCCTCgtgctccggttccttcccacctcccaaagatatGCGAGTTTCTAGGTTGACCGgcatctgtaaattacccctagtgtgcaggtagTGGATAAgagagcgggataacatagaactggtgtgaatgggtgattgatggttggcgtggaccccatggcctgtttccaagctgtctatcgaaactaaactaaacactgcaggCTTTCTGGTGAAGGCACTTCCAAAGTGCAGTTAGGTAGGGAGTTCCGAGATTTAGACCCACTGATGAAAGATATTTCCAAATTGGAAGAATGAACTTGGGAGGAACCTGTAAGTGGTGGTGGTCTCTCACACCACAGCCCTTGATGTTATTGGTGGGACATGGTTTTGAGAATTGCCGATAATCCAGCCTAGATTAAATGCAGTGGTTGCAAATGATGCATACTGCAGCCCTGGTGCATTAGTGGCGGAGGGAATGAATGGTGAGGGTGGTGTGTGGGTTGTCAGTTATTTGCATTCACCACAAGGGGTCTAATGCATTGGCAACAAAGGTAGAGATAgaatcatttattcacaaaatgctggagtaactcagcaggtcaggcagcatctcgggagagaaggaatgggtgacgtttcgggtcgagacccttcctcagactgaggaagggtctcgacccgaaacgtcacccattccttctctcccgagatgctgcctgacctgctgagttactccagcattttgtgaataaataccttcgatttgtaccagcatctgcagttattttcgtacactagAAATAGAATCAAGTCATTTGACGAAAATAATTATTGAATGGATTGGTTAAGGCAAAAGAAAAAGATTGTAATGGAAAGCTTGGTAAACATGTACAGCAGATACAAATGAAATATTCAAATTGAATTTCAAATTTAAATTTAAGGATAAAATTCAAAATACTGAGTATATCAGGCAAGAGAAGGGAAACAGAAAACACTGATTAAAATGTGCAAGGTCCACCcagggtagattggaagatcaggaattcaccCCATCATATAAGAGGACTGTTCCAAGAGTCTAATACAGTGGCGAAAAAGCTGTTCTACATATGAATTCACCTGCTTAAGTTTCCACCACCatgcctggcagcacattccaggcacccttcACCATCTCTGTAAAAAACCTGCTGCCCCCAcccagatctcctttaaactttgctcctttcagcTCAAAGTTATGTCCTAgattatttgacattttcaccctggaataaaggttgtgactgtctaccttgTGTGATTTCATGCTGTCATATCTCTGCCTGACAAGAGAGGGGAGAAGCGGAAAATGACTAGAGTGTACatagtccttgatgatgttggtaACTTTCtcaagacagcatgaagtgtagatggaatcaacggAAGGAGGGCTGGTCTTTGTGATGGAATACCTCCGAGCAACGCATCGGATCCAGTGTACAAAATAAACCTATCAATATTCAGGGTATCAAGTacaagagccaggaagtcatattgcagctttatgggactttagttagactgcatttggagtatcgtctGCAGCTCTGGTCCCCCATTACACGAGGATGTGaatgctttggaaagggtgcagaatgctgcctggattaacaggtattagctataaggagtttggacaaacttggattgcttcctCTGAAGCATAGGTTGtgggggagacctgatataagtgtatgagaggtatagattgggtagacagtcagaaccttttatctaCGATGAAAATGccagactagagagcatagtttcaaggtgagaggggcaaagtttaaaggtgatgtgtgtgggaatttttttttttttaagagggtGGTAGAACACCCTGCCATCTGTGGAGGTGAAGATAcaatagtgggatttaagagtcttttggatgggcacatggatatgcacggaatggagggatgtggatcatttgcagacagaagagattagttCAACATGTCTCCATATTCAGCCCAGACATTGTGGTTCGAATGGCCGGGTCCTATGCTGCAGGTCCGGGGTCAGACGCTGGGATAGGCCGAGGTCCGGTGTCAGCCCAGGCCGAGGCCCGCCGCTGTGACAGGCTGAGGCTCGGGCTAGGCCGAGCGAGGTCAGCCGCCGGGATAGGCCGAGGCCCGAGCCTTGGCCTTACCTGAGTCGGAGAAGCAAAGGTGAAGGACATCCTGAAGACGGCGGCCGAAGCCGGTGCCGCCTCGGCATAGCCCCTGGCAAGCACTGCCCGAGCCAAAGGCAGGGCACCGGGTCGGAGTATGGTGCAGATCCTGACGGCGAACATGCCCGCAACTTCCCGTCCCAGTCCGGCAGCTCCAGCAAGGACAAGCCAACACCCAGCCCGCACCGCGGCCGCACGCATGCGCTCACCGACCGTTACCACACCTCCGCCCCTCAAAGAACTACATCACCCAACTTGCATAGCGGCCGCACGCATGCGCTTACCGATCCAATGGGaactataatataagaaaataactgcagatgctggtacaaatcgaaggtatttattcacaaaatgctggagtaactcagcaggtacggcagcatctcaggagagaaggaatgggtgacgtctcgggtcgagacccttcttcagaaaatgggaACTACATCTCCCAGCCTGCATAGCGGCCGCACGCATGCGCTAACCGACCCACACTCTTCGGCCCAATGAGAACGACGTCACCTAGCATAGCACGCATGCGCTCATCAGCCTCTGTGCCAATGAGAACTACATTTCCCAGAATGCAGCGCGGGGCACTCTGCCGCAAATTCCGCGACGCCTACTGTGTCTCTCCCTCCACCGaggctgctcgacctgctgagtgtttcgagCAAATTCTGTTAATATTTGAATATTCCCAAGGGTTTCGATAACTTTGAATCATTTAGAGTAGTATCTCCTCATTGAGATGATCAGAAATCGACCAGTTGGTGCATTGTAGTCGTACCAACTTTTGTATTTGAGTCAGTTTAATGAGCTCAAACGTAACCTCAGAGACTGCACCTCAGCACTATGCTTAAAATAGCCACaccatgctggagaaactcactgggtcagttagcatctttggagaaaatggatgggtgacgtttcatgttggcaCCCTTCAGACAGCCTATATAACTGGGAAATGCATGGCTTCTCTCCACACAGGACTGGGCCATTGCAATGGTGTGGAAAGGACATCAATTTGGCAGTaagtggagtttgctcattcctgTGTGCTCTGGGAATTTTCAAGTGCACACAACCTACACGAGACGTTTTGCAGCAGTTCAGAAAGGTGGTTCATGATCATGTACTGAAGGCCATGACTGTGAAGACCAGTGGAACATTGAATAAATAAGGTCCTGAGAGTTTGCAAGCCACAAGTGGCATTTGGTGTCGCACGTATGCCATCCTCTGATACTAAGTTCCATGTCATCAGGTGCTGATGCGAACTGATGCCTTCGGCCAAGGGTGAGTTTTGATACCTAACCGTATGTCCAAGTTTGGAGTTAGAAACCAGGTCATAAAGACTTAGTCGTTTTCAGACATTATTAGAGACTTAAGGTCGAACCCGGCGATTTATtatgttgctcctcttgttccattctgtccctcactgcctcttgatgtctcttctgctactcactccctctcaaTGTCtccttgcgtcgttccttccttgaccatgctgtgacttgtttgcttactccccttggcatgatctaaaaattatagaaatatcaggatgtatatttttataaattctaaataaaaacctacttactaatgaacacgaaagcattagatcaaaatggcatttttcttcttgaaataaaataaacctcaaagaaaaagtttatttagtacctgtcactttctgtttgctttctttctcattgatcctcacacatCCAGTtatttataacagtataacagaactttattgtcattcggtataaaataccgaacgaaatttcagcagtcacaagacacagcaaaaaagaaaagaacacaggacacacgaccccaacacaaaccccNNNNNNNNNNNNNNNNNNNNNNNNNNNNNNNNNNNNNNNNNNNNNNNNNNNNNNNNNNNNNNNNNNNNNNNNNNNNNNNNNNNNNNNNNNNNNNNNNNNNNNNNNNNNNNNNNNNNNNNNNNNNNNNNNNNNNNNNNNNNNNNNNNNNNNNNNNNNNNNNNNNNNNNNNNNNNNNNNNNNNNNNNNNNNNNNNNNNNNNNNNNNNNNNNNNNNNNNNNNNNNNNNNNNNNNNNNNNNNNNNNNNNNNNNNNNNNNNNNNNNNNNNNNNNNNNNNNNNNNNNNNNNNNNNNNNNNNNNNNNNNNNNNNNNNNNNNNNNNNNNNNNNNNNNNNNNNNNNNNNNNNNNNNNNNNNNNNNNNNNNNNNNNNNNNNNNNNNNNNNNNNNNNNNNNNNNNNNNNNNNNNNNNNNNNNNNNNNNNNNNNNNNNNNNNNNNNNNNNNNNNNNNNNNNNNNNNNNNNNNNNNNNNNNNNNNNNNNNNNNNNNNNNNNNNNNNNNNNNNNgtactttggtcaacgtgggttgtttttaaatgtgctatacaaataaaactgacttgacttgacttgacttgcaataacaaaaaagacttcttggaagcttttcgaaacaatgtagccgtcacaagctgaaaactaaatccttgctgaaaactaaatccttttctggaaacttttggaaacaaatgtagccccttgaagaaaagggttagaaatgaaaaatttaaactttaatatctctctagctttaaaaaggtagcttcaatttgaacgaaagtacttacaatagttgcccaggttaatggtgaatacggcggtacaaaaatcgtagcgctttggtgtaccgtctaggaggagtagggtttgtaagtaatcttccgtacatacacatatacatacatacatacggaatgttggaccgcagagttttagtattatactagaaaagagggcccgttgggcccgtccccacaccccccattctcactcccccagccccactcttactctccaagtgtgcccgttgggcccggaaaagagggcccgttgggcccgtccccacaccccccattctctcctcccccagccccactcttactctccaagtgtgcccgttggggagggcccgttgggcccgtccccacaccccccattctctcctcccccagccccactcttactctgtcctcctgatctgtgtatgtcaagtgaccactatagccttcttttttttttttttttcctaatcagatgttttgggtttttttcctaatcagatgtgcagtactttggtcaacgtgggttgtttttaaatgtgctatacaaataaaagtgacttgacttgacttgacttgacttgcaataacaaaaaagacttcttggaagcttttcgaaacaatgtagccgccgtcacaagctgaaaactaaatccttgctgaaaactaaatccttttctgtaaacttttggaaacaaatgtagccccttgaagaaaagggttagaaatgaaaatttaaactttaatatctctctagctttaaaaaggtagcttcaatttgaacgaaagtacttacaatagttgcccaggttaatggtgaatacggcggtacaaaaatcgtagcgctttggtgtaccgtctaggaggagtagggtttgtaagtaatcttccgtacatacacatatacatacatacatacggaatgttggaccgcagagttttagtattatatagactagaaaagagggcccgttgggcccgtccccacaccccccattctcactcccccagccccactcttactctccaagtgtgcccgttgggcccggaaaagagggcccgttgggcccgtccccacaccccccattctctcctcccccagccccactcttactctccaagtgtgcccgttggggagggcccgttgggcccgtccccacaccccccattctctcctcccccagccccactcttactctgtcctcctgatctgtgtatgtcaagtgaccactatagccttcttttttttttttttttcctaatcagatgttttgggtttttttcctaatcagatgtgcagtactttggtcaacgtgggttgtttttaaatgtgctatacaaataaaagtgacttgacttgacttgacttgacttgcaataacaaaaaagacttcttggaagcttttcgaaacaatgtagccgccgtcacaagctgaaaactaaatccttgctgaaaacttttggaaacaaatgtagccccttgaagaaaagggttagaaatgaaaatttaaactttaatatctctctagctttaaaaaggtagcttcaatttgaacgaaagtacttacaatagttgcccaggttaatggtgaatacggcggtacaaaaatcgtagcgctttggtgtaccgtctaggaggagtagggtttgtaagtaatcttccgtacatacacatatacatacatacatacggaatgttggaccgcagagttttagtattatatagatagatagatagatagaagatagatagatagatagatacaagcCTTGCCAACAACAAACAGATATCCATTCTGACTTTAAttctgacttctagtcctagactccacaTCACTAGACTCTAGACTCTCCacatcactctatccaagcctttcactgttctgtatgtttcaatgaggtcaccccctcattcttctaaactccagcgagtaattggtctctctgccacagaaggcagtagaagccaattcactggatgaatttaaaagagaatcagatagagctctaggggcaagcagaatcaagggatatggggagaaggcaggcacggattactgattgttgatgatcagccatgaccacaatgaatggcggtgctggctcgaagggccaaatgacctcctcctgcacctattttctatgtttctatgttttacagGCCCAGTGGCGAcaagcgctcatcataggttaaacaTCCCTGTCTTTGTAtagaagccctcttgaaataaactcaaccattgagtttgctttctttactaccgatttgacttgcagattaactattTGGGAATTTTGCACGAGCACTCCCAAGGCCCTTtgaacctccgatttctggattctcactccACTTAGAAaaaagtctacgcctttattcctactaccaaaatgcattactccacactttgctacactatattccatctgccacttctctgcccactcgcccaacctgtccaagtcctcatTCTCATTATACCATGGATTTGGATAGAGcacaaaagacccccaaaatggAACTTGGCAAAGTTTTAAATGTCTTAATTGTTTTGGtcattgtttttaaatgtcagGAACATTCAGATCTCCTGATGGCTTTGACAGATGAATAAGCCAACAGTTGGGGTTTGACCAACCATTTTATTAAATTGTTTCATAGGTgaggtatgtttgtatgtttcgccTCCAgctggctccccccccccccccccccccacccaacatgTGATGGTCTTACATTGTCTCGGATCCTGCCATCTAGCTGTGCCTTACCAATAAGAGTTGGAAGGCCTCAGAGAGCCAGTCCTGGTGTAAAATATATCTTATGGATAGGTTTTTCCAAATATGAATAATCAGAACAGTATTTCTCATTTCGTATTTCATATATTTTCTCATGACATGGAAGAGGCTATTTGGCACATCTAGTCCATGCCACATTCCCATTCCATGAGGATTGAATTTGGATGGCATTGTTTTTATAATGCATAGGAAGAGGAGAATTAACTGACTGGATACTAAAGGAAATCATATGGCAACTCCATTGAGATTGGCAAAAATCAAGCTGGATAAATGTGTGCAGATACTGAAAAACTGACAATATCCCCCGATAAAAACCAGGATACTTTGGAGTGTCAGCAGAGAGATTTAGGTTTTTTATTGAATAACCCAAGCAAGGAATTAGTAACTTGTTTCATTCCCTGGTCTACAGTTCATAATCCAGGGCTGAATTTAATTTGACATTAGAAAGATCGACCGGGGAGCTATTGGATACACAGACTATAAATAATGATATTTGAAACTCGTATCTCAGTGTTGTGAACAATGCAGCCAAATAGATTAAAAACAAATCGATAAATAGATATTACTGCAGGACCAGCATGACGGAGAAGTAATTTTTACTTCCTTTTACTGATCATAGAGTCTATGAACAAGCTCTTAAGCCCAACTTATCCGTGCCGAACAAAAAACCCCTCCAAGCTAGAACCATTTGctcgcgtttggccaatatccctctaaacgtttcctatccatcgtgtcttttaaatgttgttcttgtacctaccttaactacttcctctggcagcttgttccatatacccatcaactTCGGTGTGCAAACATATGTCCATCTGTAGTgtttgggcggcacggaggcgcaggggtagagatgctaacttacagtgccagacacccgggtttgatccggagtacgggtgctgtttgtacagagtttgtacattctgcccatgacctgcgtgggttttctccgggagctctggtttcttcccacactccaaagacataagggTTTgtggactaattggcttggtaaaattgtaaagtgtctctctcgtgtgtgtagggtagtgttagtgtgcagggatcgctggtcagcgtggactcggtgggtcgaagggcctgttgccgcgctgtatctctaaactaaactaaaccaaaaggtaCAGTAGACACTTTAATGAAAAATTAAGCTGCATTGATCAACCATTTTTCCATTAAAATACTCCCTGCTTCTTTGATTTTGTGACc contains these protein-coding regions:
- the LOC144607229 gene encoding ATP synthase F(1) complex subunit delta, mitochondrial-like: MRAAAVRAGCWLVLAGAAGLGREVAGMFAVRICTILRPGALPLARAVLARGYAEAAPASAAVFRMSFTFASPTQVFYNEASVKQVDVPTLTGSFGILPAHVPTLQVLKPGIVTVIDEEDGQTKYFVSSGSVTVNADSSVQLLAEEAAVLENLDVTAAKDNLNKANAELSSATNEVERAEALISIEANEAIIKALE